The DNA window atccggcaaaactatcattctatgcaataaacctaacatatatcattttatcagtcaaaagtatcattttatcaactcagagtatcattctatcctgcaaaactatcattctatgcaataaacctaacatatatcattttatcattttatcaatcagtcaaaagtatcattttatcaactcagagtatcattctatccggcaaaactatcattctatgcaataaacctaacatatatcattttatcattttatcagtcagtcaaaagtatcattttatcaactcagagtatcattctatccggcaaaactatcattctatacaataaacctaacatatatcattttatcagtcagtcaaaagtatcattttatcaactcagagtatcattctatccggcaaaactatcattctatgcaataaacctaacatatatcattttatcagtcagtcaaaagtatcattttatcaactcagagtatcattctatccggcaaaactatcattctatgcaataaacctaacatatatcattttatcagtcagtcaaaagtatcattttatcaactcagagtatcattctatccgacaaaactatcattctatgtaataaacctaacatatatcattttatcagtcaaaagtatcattttatcaactcagagtatcattctatccgggaaaattatcattctatgcaataaacctaacatatatcattttatcagtcagtcaaaagtatcattttatcaactcagagtatcattctatccggcaaaattatcattctatgcaataaacctaacatatatcattttatcattttacgtgatatttggtgaaattcagaaattaaatgagggaaatgacatattaacattttatcaactcagagtatcattctatccggcaaaactatcattctatgcaataaacctaacatatatcattttatcattttacgtgatatttggcgaaattcagaaattaaatgagggaaatatatagagttgtgatcatatgataacccctaaatcacgtaataaccctataaccagatctgaaccacacatattttctaatcttgtggttgagattcaaacttagatttacttcataaaaaaaagcgcgggggtaaatatgtcatttccctcattaatttctgaatttcgtcaaatatcacgtaaaatgataaaatgatatatgttaggtttattgcatagaatgataattttgccggatagaatgatactctgagttgataaaatgatatatgttaggtttattgcatagaatgatagttttgccggatagaatgatactctgagttgataaaatgatacttttgactgactgataaaatgatatatgttaggtttattgcatagaatgatagttttgccggatagaatgatactctgagttgataaaatgatacttttgactgactgataaaatgataaaatgatatatgttaggtttattgcatagaatgatagttttgccggatagaatgatactctgagttgataaaatgatactttttgactgactgataaattgattaaatgatatatgttaggtttattgcatagaatgatagttttccggataaaatgatactctgagttgataaaatgatacttttgactgactgataaaatgataaaatgatatatgttaggtttattgcatagaatgatagttttgctggatagaatgatactcggagttgataaaatgatacttttgtcttactgataaaatgataaaatgttatatgttaggtttattgcatagaatgatagttttgccggatagaatgatactctgagttgataaaatgatacttttgactgactgataaaatgataaaatgatatatgttaggtttattgcatagaatgatagttttgccggatagaatgatactatgagttgataaaatgatacttttgactgactgataaaataataaaatgataaaatgatatatgttaggtttattgcatagaatgatagttttgccggatagaatgatactctgagttgataaaatgatacttttgactgactgataaaatgataaaatgatatatgttaggtttattgcatagaatgatagttttgccggatagaatgatactcttagttgttaaaatgatatttttgactgataaaatgataaaatgatacttaaataagattttacgtatttaaatgagggaaatttgtatatcatgggaaataagattttacgtacaACTGAATCTCATACATCTGTATAtaatgggaaataagatttcatgtatttaaatgagcgaaatttggatacgtaaattttatcatgagcgaaattcagaaattaaataagcgaaatgacatatttaccctctgcgctttttttatgaaggaaagctaagtttgaatctagaccacgtgattttaaaaatgtgtggtccagatttagttatagggttattacgaaaattgaggttatcattataatgcacccttATATagatctatatatatatatatatatatatatatatatatatatgggagcgttattctccttttcacatcttagatcctttttccttcttaatattacgcgttagatctaaggtaTCAACgaatcagattgattctataaaactggttccgtgttgcattatagaaggtggttgtatgcattacagggttattattgacatttgacggaaaagtaactgccacattttggtatctgcgaataatgcaccacatggtcacgagtaatgcatataattgactatataatgcacaatatgtgaactgcaatgcatacgaataagatgtaccatgttatgatgtttggacacacgtttcttgtttcccctaagggtttaataagcttaggggctagggtatagtacgtagacacgtatgtaatcttcacatggtaacgagtaatggatataattgactatataatgcacaatttgtgaactgcaatgcatacgaacaagatgtgctgtgttatgatgtttgacacacgtttcttgtttcccctaagggtttaataagctgaggggctagggtatagtacgtacgcattaataacaaattataaaacgatacgaataattcaccaaattgtcacgagtaatggatgttattaactatataatgcacaatatgtgaactgcaatgcatacgaataagatgtaccatgttatgatgtttgacacacgtttcttgtttcccctaagggtttaataagcttaggggctagggtatagtacgtagacattactaacaaattgttgttattggaatatacgtatgtgcaatatttggtttaggtagtgcattatgtagctgttaattgtcattatctcagtatattatgcattattagaggtattgtgtatatgggttaatcaacggattgaagattacatacgtgcatttagtaatgtctacgtactataccctagcccctaagcttattaaacccttaggggaaacaagaaacgtgtgtcaaacatcataacatagcacatcttgttcgtatgcattgcagttcacaaattgtgcattatatagtcaaatatatccattactcgttaccatgtgaagattacatacatgtctacgtactataccctagcccctaagcttattaaacccttaggggaaacaagaaacgtgtgtcaaacatcataacacaacacatcttgttcgtatgcattgcagttcacatattgtgcattatataggcaattatatgcattactcgtgaccatgtggtgcattattcgtagcggtttccagccattattagattactattgtaccctcataatgcacaaaataggacaaataatgcaacacgggattaattacccaatgttgatcttgaccgtccatttctctaatctaatggctgatattaaaaaggaaaaatgaggaaatataggaaaaggaaatgaatacatccatatatatatatatattgtttgttACGATGTGTAGTTGCATTCAATTATAAGATTTTTGCGAGATgagatttttatttcaatgagtGAAGAAACAACTTAAAGATCACATTGAATGTGTTGGGGACTCATGttcttccattttcagtaaGGATTCATTTAATTTGGATCGAACGAAGAAAGAGTTTCATGttgttattttagtgtaattggattaacttgattgatcaatattgttATAATAAGACATTATACAAGTTTAGAAAGTGCGAAGTGCacgcttgtttgaattcattaCGATTAGacggggttcgggggcagcagCCCCtggcggggtccaaggggcagagcccctggctggggtcgagcggtatagaaaattcatccggaaatataatttctgatagtcgaaggactaatttgcaatttttgAAACCCTTTGAAAAAACAGTTAAAATCGGTTAAGAAACGAAGAGACACAACGTTCCGTGAAAAGACGTGACGTTTCGTTTCAGGCATCTTCTTATTGATCATTTTCGGTTCAAAGTGGTGATCGTAGAATCAACATACGAAACTTCtaaacctgaattgtatccgatcaaatattggtagaaccaccaaattaatttgatctgaaagtgtttcacGCATTTCCGGATATCCTATTGTTCATATTTTAGTAAAAATCCCTAACATTTCATATCTTGTTTACATTGATACATATATGATATTAGAAAAGATATCTTTTTAGATTCCCTTGGTTGTATATCACTCTGGATGTTCCTTACTAGCATATATATAACGTTAAATTACTAATTTAACATGAGTAATTAAAAGAATTAACTCAAATTCTCAAAAACTATTATATAACTTTATGCTCTTTATGATTCATATTTTATGTTCaatattatgtatttttatatatttagtttaataTAGTACCCTTGTCCCTTAAAAATTTGTTATCTATCACTCTTAACATTTTTGTAATGGATCTCACATTCAACTATCTAATTCTCACTcacatattattataaaattaatatataaaattcgGACTCACAATAGGAGTGGACTAGCAATAACCTAGCCAAAAACTCATCCCGTCACATCATCATGCCCTAGCCAAGCAACATCCTAGCAATAGGCTAGCAATAGCTTAGCCAATTGCCCTAGCCCTCCcaagaaaaaaaacacaaaaaacaacaacaacgaaatgaattgaagaaaaaaatgaaatgggaatagattttttttaaaaaaatttaaaaaaaaattgactagcCGATCGCTTGCCGCGCAATAGGCGGCCAGCGATTGGCTAGCCAGTTAGTCCACGCCCGACCTCTCGGGCGTTTGTTTTTCATCCTCTCTCGGCTAGCCTATCACAATAGTAGATGCTCTAAGAGACGAGGGAGTAATAAAAGTATGTACCATACTATGTAAAGATACTCCATTATTTTGTTATAAATGAGGCCTAATTAGTACTCGTATTAAATGTTCCCGAACAAATCATCgagttttttataatttttttactatttcacagaaaaagaagaagatttTACAGCAACGAAACTTAGAATAAAATAGTAAACATGGTGGcagcaaaaaaataatactgtaATCAATATCTCAGAATAATTAAGAGTAGAGTTCCATAATAAGTGGATCATGTTTcccatataaaaatataataacctCATCAAAAACTGTAATTAAGTAATTACTTAACAGTGTTAATTAGTTCATGACAGAATTACTAAACACAAAATGACCACTCTACATCAACTGTCCACCAGATCAATTAATTCAACAATAATCTATATAGAacagtaaaaaaaatcaatacatgaaaaaatacaaaaaaaaataaaaatctcatgtaatgtaatgtaatgAATTCCCTAGCCCTCCAACTTCCCTCCCCTCCTCGCCGGGAAGAGCGGCGGCAGCGCCGTGCTCCTCGCCGCCGTGCAGATTGGGACATTAATCATTGGCCGAATCCTTATATTCACCGATCTCGTCCTCTCCAGCCCTTTCTTCACTTTATTCGCcgccttattattattattattattgcctcctttcttcctctcctcctcgGTTGAAGACGATGAGGACGAGGACGAAGACGAGGAAAGAGACGGGGAGAGCGTGGAGGAGCGCTGCTTCTTGAGGCGGAGGAGCTCCTTCCAGAGGACGGTGCATTTGGGGGGGCGCGGCGAGGGGTCGTCGTCGAGGAACCAGCTGATCCGGCGCTGGTCGTCGTCGGCGTTGACCGTCTGCGGCGGCGGGGCGGCGGAGAGGGTTTCATCGGAGTTGGTGGTTTTGAGGGTGAGGTTGTGGAGGGGCTGGGATTGCCTGAAGGGGAGGAGCTTGCCCTCGGAGAAGAGCTCGTCGGCGGTGGTCATGTTGGGGGTGGCGGCGCCGGAGAGGAATTCGAAGTCGGCGGCGGTTCTTGGGATGTCGGCCTTTTGATCTCTCTCCTTGGGGCAGATGGAGATGAAGTTGGTGTCGTCGAGGAACTCGGCTGAGAAGGAGATCCGGGCGGGGACGGGGCTCGTCTCCGTCGGGGGTTCGAGTGATACCATTAGGTTTAATTTGATGGTTGAGATGGAAGAAAGAGAGATGGAGTTTATAGTTTGTAGGAAGGACAATGTGGATGTGTTTTGCATGAGTTTATAAAGAGTGAACATGGGTTGAGTAATTGAGTTGAGAGATGTTCGCATTGGCGACATCATGATGTTTTCTTTAATGTGACTAAACtcatttataataatatatagtcCCTAAATTATACTCTCTCTATTATCGTGAAATATTGTCCACATTTAACTAGTGCGGGTTTTAAGGTGGTAGAATGTAGGTCCTAGTTTTACAATAGTATGTTAGTATGATGAGTTGGTGGAAAGTGGGGTTCATTACAACAAATGGAAAAAAGCAAAGTGGGCAATATTTTGCGGACGGatcaaaatggcaaaagtgGACAATGTTTCACGGATGAAGAGAGTAATGAAGATCTGTACTAGAAAAATACTCCCATATACATAAGGTTAAACAATTGTActtggaaaaaaaattgatggGATGGGCTTTACGGTTGTAACCATGTACTCCCACATAAtatatgtcacactttcctttttagtttgtctcacaaaagatgctttatccgttccatagtaattgaGGCATTcctttcggcacggagattaaaaaaaattgtattaggtgtgttaagtaaaaggagaataaagtggaaaatgaaaaaggtagagagatgaagagagaataaagtaggtgtggagaaatgtgttgacttttactaaaaaaagaaatgactctattactatggaatgtacaaaaatgacaaaatgactctattactatggaacagagggatatcatatttcattttttggaaaAACCTCTcccatattaatataaatatattattttctctcttcactgaaaacacaaaataacatcttctAAAATCATATGTCATTTCTCAAGTATGTCATCTATAATGAGACGAAGTGAGtagtatttatataaaaatgatattGTCTACTTTGGGCTAAAATTTAGTGATTTTATTCTTGAAACACGGAAAGCGTTATAAAGTTGGAGTAGTAATTATATATATTGTTGCAACTTACTTGTGAGTTACTATATAGTACAATAGTACTTGGTTATGATACAAATCCATTATTTTATAACAAGTTGCTCATTTACTAGCTAGAAAGTTTGATGAATGGAATTGAAGTACGAAGATTTTGATGAATACCGGTTGACCATTATGCCGAGTCTCCTTGATTAGTGtctcacttttactttttcattAGTCACTTAGACACCCACAAATCATATATAGAATTCAACAATTTTACCAAGATCAAGATTATTTTGGAATAAAAATGTTTTGGACGGTGAGAATAAAAATAGTTGGGTGGTCTGCTTAATCACAAACAAATGGACTGAGGCTGTTTAATGTGTTAGGGACAGCACATCGATACCTTGTGAGCTACAAGACAAAAAACCCTTTCAACAATTACCTCCTTTTAATTTCATTAATCATTTTTATCCACTAGTTTTATTCAAACAACTCCTTTTTTATGTTCACAATTACTATGTTTCAGTCTTAATTCTATATATGATAGGGTTTCATTTGATAAAATATCCATATTCGACTATATATGTGTTATAATTTGTATCATACCATCAATACATTATGTACTCCATCATTTGGAGTATGTAATTAAAAATCTAATTACAAATTTATTCATGTTTGGCTCAAAAGATAGAATGCCATGTTAGTAATTTTTATATGGATTAAAATATTCTCAGCAATATGTATTTACCATGTAATATGGGTGCCaatgataaaatattaaattaatgctTAAAATCCCGCCTACTTATCCTACTAGTTTTAATTTAGTGGGTTAAGTTTAATTGTAACTAATGATGAGTTTGAATTTACTTTTGTAGTAAAGtcattcaattaaaaatatactatattgCCACAAACTTCTTACATCATTATGAATAAGTACTCCATTTGTCCACTAATCCCATTGCTAACTTTTCTTCAATTTGACAAaattatggagtattatataaataatcaGATATTTGGGGAAGAGTGAAATATACTCAGTAAGATTACAACGTGGATGACAATAAAGTGATGAAGCTAAGTCGGATTAATTAATTAGGCCCCTACATTGATATATAGACAAACTATTAAATAGTTATTGTACTCCCTGATTGGTTAAAGCTGCATGGGAATTAATTTGAGCCATAATTCCCCTTGACCGGTAATTAATAAGCTgacattttttagatttttccCTTTGTCGTATATAGTTATACCTCATCTATAAAGAtccaatatttataaattataaatataatgaatatatttaggaaaaaagaaaaaaaatatattaatacatGGACTCAAATTTCCATAATGTGACTATCTTTGAATTTCTAATTTATAATGAAGGGTCTGAATTTTGATTGTGGCAAGTGAATTATTAGACAAGGATTAGTCAGAGAAAAAAGATTAGTCTTCTCTTAATCTACAAATAGAGATCATAATAACATGGGAGGAGTCTTAGGCATGTGATCACATGACACTAATTACAACCCATGTGAGACAGTGCATTTCCCAACTTCATCTGAAATTACGGAACTGCCCCCCAAAGATTTGTGTCTTTCACCCCACGAGGAGGGTATTCTTGTCATTTCACAGAGCCAAGATATCATTTTGTTTTGTTCTTGGAAAGCTTGCTTATCTAATTGAGACAGCTAATCTGACATTAGAGTAGTAAATCCTTTTTGAGGGTACAAATATTTTGTTGTAATTGGGATTAATATTTTAATGCACAGCCTAGATTATTGAGAATCTGCTACCCATCCTCCATTAGGTGTATTAGCAAGTGTCAATAATGGTGAAAATGTCCGAATGTacaaatatttttcatttttctaatattatacCTTGTGTAGTAGTAATGTAGtactatataaattattaaaattgatagaataaaataaaatttgggtCAGCTCGTAGCCAAACATaagaatggaaaaaaaaatactactcctgtGGTTATATTTTCAGAGTAATTACATCATACatataaaattttcattaattaatgTTTCAAACTAATAAAAAGAGTTTTAAGTTTACATAAATTATAGCACAAAAAGTTTCAATGTATTTCTAGTTAAAACATTTCTTCTTGTTTATTGTATTAACTTTTTGTATGACAATTTATTAACTTGAAATACtaataaaactttttgtataatttagagtataaactaaaatattttgtatCAATTTAAAACATTGATGAAATATGTATGATGTGATTACCCTACATTTTCGAAAGAACTTGATTATGTGCGGAAATCGAGTTTGATTGAGATTCATTGAAATGTTACATATGAATGATTTATAGTTCTAGaataatatttgaaatataTGCATGCATCCAATTTTTGGCCGGTGTAAACGTCCCAAATATCCATATTGGAAGATATTATTCACCTTTTTATTTGAGTCCTCAATAACTCATGTTTTTGCTTTTGGACAGTCCCAAAATCAATGTCTCaatgttgaagaaaatatttaaaacatcTCAATGTTTCAAAAGTTACAATTTTGTAACCAATGTTTTGTTGCAAATATAAATGGTTTAGTATAAAGcctagtactactacttttgATGGAACACTATCTTATACTTGTGAAATGCACATTTAAGGAGGATCTAAAACCATCTCCCACTCTACATATGTGGAAGTTTCATTACATAAAGGGTGGTGGGTACTATTGAGAAAAGGAccaaacacaaaataaataaacaagtaCTTAGATTTAAATAAATGCAGAAAGATAGATTATGGGCACAAGTTAAGAGGAGAGCAGCAAACAAGGAGAAAAGAACCAAAAGCAAGAAAATAATCAATCAAATGTGGTGGGAATTGGGGGACCAATTTTAGGTGATGAATGTAAATAATGAATGTTCCGTTTATAACATTTATTATATGTAAGAAAGTGAATGCTCAAACTTCCAATAATTTCAACATATATACACATTATTTTTTCACTGTATAATCAACTCAACTATGAACAAGGAATTGTGCATTGAAATTCAATTAACTTTACATTATTAAACCTTCACAggtaaataatttaaaaacaccCCCCAAAGTTAGGTCATCATCCTTATGAGCCTATTATTCTTGGTGGATGAATGAATGGTCCAAAATAGGATCTACCTTTTACACATAGACTTATGCTGCATGTAATTCTCAAAATATATTAGCTGACAGTAGGGGTgggaaaaaatatcaaaatacccCATTTACCACACCAAAAATATCAGTTTTTCGGTATATTACAATTTTCGGTACGATACAATACTCTACCGAAATCTTTTgatatggtaacggtatcaattttcTCATACCGCAGTATACCAtggtataccgaatattcggtatatatCGTAGATTCAGTATACTGAATCCTTAATGCATACCAAAAAATCAgtatatattgaaatattatatttaatatatttatatctaaagtagaatttaaaagaaaaaatctCCGAAAATCTTACTTTCAAATTTTTTGCGTATGGCAtataaaatagatttttttgCATAATGGTATTACGATATACCGTAAAAGTGCAGTATACCGCAATAACGGTATCAAAAATTAACCATACCGAATTCTCGGTTGCGATATACTGAAATTTCGGTATGGTAACAATATGATATTTTGTCATACCGCAGtattcggtacggtatacgaTATGACGTTCTTAGTACGGTATATCGTACCAACCCACCCATAGCAGTAGCTTTTtacttataataataataaaatatatattaagtCGCATAATCCAACAATTacatattcaaattaaatatttttatcttgAAGCTACATCTAATACACCAATCAAAGGATTAACCCTACAAAAAAAACAGCGAAGATTTCCTAATATCTAAGGCCTTTAGCAACCTCAAAGAAATGAGCCACATTTTCTTCAGGTGTACCAACTACAATCCCATGTCCAAGATTCAATATATGTTTCCCTTTCCCAGCTTTCCTAACTGTGTCATTT is part of the Salvia splendens isolate huo1 chromosome 6, SspV2, whole genome shotgun sequence genome and encodes:
- the LOC121807429 gene encoding uncharacterized protein LOC121807429 yields the protein MFTLYKLMQNTSTLSFLQTINSISLSSISTIKLNLMVSLEPPTETSPVPARISFSAEFLDDTNFISICPKERDQKADIPRTAADFEFLSGAATPNMTTADELFSEGKLLPFRQSQPLHNLTLKTTNSDETLSAAPPPQTVNADDDQRRISWFLDDDPSPRPPKCTVLWKELLRLKKQRSSTLSPSLSSSSSSSSSSSTEEERKKGGNNNNNNKAANKVKKGLERTRSVNIRIRPMINVPICTAARSTALPPLFPARRGGKLEG